A genomic segment from Mycoplasma sp. 1018B encodes:
- a CDS encoding DNA polymerase III subunit beta — MQISIAKKIFEETIDIVSRYTDPINSSYGLRCILFEITKEKITLSATNGFISIVKSINVDNQKIKVIEEGTFLINATLIKNVIRKTSGIINIDDLNGSINIVTDDVNYTLAPNKVEIFNGIEELFNIKKIEIDTHKFKKAIQSVSFATSQDDHVLKCINFSFNDTKIEITATDKYRLARYTLDTKEIFTNEFDISVLSSSVKDLIPNDCPKEAYLFYNSTKFGIEYKNTIITANSSDVTYPKLEYLFDTKEIKSTLKIKKDVFMDLMNKAYVISSPGYKKISLAINKNELKISVLIPEIGTSLVKTKNFEFQSEKQNVSFDLDFNFIKESLSVYSDEVVLLIDDKPSKILIISKSNQEAKQIISPTRG; from the coding sequence ATGCAAATTTCAATAGCAAAAAAGATATTTGAAGAAACTATTGACATAGTAAGTAGATATACTGACCCTATTAATAGTTCTTATGGTTTAAGATGTATTTTATTTGAAATAACAAAAGAAAAAATAACGTTAAGTGCAACAAATGGTTTTATAAGTATTGTTAAATCAATTAATGTTGATAATCAAAAAATAAAAGTTATAGAGGAAGGAACATTTTTAATAAATGCAACATTAATAAAAAATGTAATTAGAAAAACTTCAGGAATTATTAATATTGATGATTTAAACGGTAGTATAAATATAGTTACTGATGATGTAAATTACACTTTAGCACCAAACAAAGTTGAAATTTTTAATGGTATCGAAGAATTATTTAATATTAAAAAAATAGAAATAGACACACATAAATTTAAAAAAGCAATTCAATCTGTTTCTTTTGCAACTTCACAAGATGATCATGTTTTGAAATGTATAAATTTTTCATTTAATGATACAAAAATTGAAATAACAGCAACAGATAAATATAGACTTGCAAGATACACATTAGATACTAAAGAAATTTTTACAAATGAATTTGATATTTCAGTATTATCATCTAGTGTGAAAGATCTTATTCCTAACGATTGTCCAAAAGAAGCTTATTTATTTTATAATAGTACTAAATTTGGTATTGAATATAAAAATACAATTATTACTGCTAATTCTTCAGATGTTACATATCCAAAATTAGAATATTTATTTGACACAAAAGAAATTAAAAGTACATTAAAAATTAAAAAAGACGTATTTATGGATTTAATGAATAAAGCTTATGTTATAAGTTCTCCTGGTTATAAAAAAATAAGTTTAGCAATAAATAAAAATGAATTAAAAATTTCAGTTTTAATTCCTGAAATCGGAACTTCGTTAGTAAAAACAAAAAACTTTGAATTCCAAAGTGAAAAACAAAATGTTTCTTTTGATTTAGATTTTAATTTTATAAAAGAATCACTAAGTGTTTATAGTGATGAAGTAGTATTATTAATAGATGATAAACCTTCAAAAATTTTAATTATTTCAAAATCTAATCAAGAAGCAAAACAAATAATTTCACCAACAAGAGGCTAA
- a CDS encoding RNA-binding S4 domain-containing protein, producing MNQIIIETDFITLGQFLKKAKIIDTGGQAKYFLEFNDVKINNNIPQGRSSKIYPGDAIWINNIVYQVIKK from the coding sequence ATGAATCAAATTATAATTGAAACAGATTTCATAACATTAGGTCAGTTTTTAAAAAAAGCAAAAATAATTGATACTGGTGGTCAAGCAAAATATTTTTTAGAATTTAATGATGTAAAAATTAACAATAATATTCCTCAAGGAAGATCATCAAAAATTTATCCAGGTGATGCTATTTGAATAAATAATATTGTTTATCAAGTTATAAAAAAATAG